The window CGGCAAGGGCCAGTTGGGCACCCTGCGCCTGAGCCACTCCAGCACCGTACCGATGAGCGGCCGGCTACTGCAGGCGATCGGGCATTACCTGGAGCGGAATCCGGGTGCGTCGATGGATATCGTCAAGTTGTCTTCCGAAGCGCAACTGGAAGAACTGGCGGAAGGCCGGCTGGATATCGGCTTGTTGCGCCTGCCGGTGCTGCGCCAGCGCGAGGGCGTGCAGATCCTGCCGCTGTTCAGCGAACGCCTGCTGCTGGCGGTACCGCCGGAGCACGCCCTGGCGGGGGCGACCGAAGGCATCGACCTGGCGCTGCTCAAGGATGAAGCGTTCATCTCCATTCCCCATCCGCAACGGGGCGGCTTGAGCTACCTGTCGGCCGAGTTGTGCATGCGCCAGGGCTTCTTTCCCAAGGCGGCGCGAGTGATGTCGCGCAAGACCACCCAATTGCAGCTGATCCAGGCCGGGTTCGGCATTGCGCTGCTGCCGGAGTCCATGCAGGACATCGCCCCGGCCAACATCCACTTCCTGCCGCTCAAGGATCCGGACTGCGAGAGCACCCTGGCCCTGGCCTGCCGCCAGCAGCCGACGCCGCTGGTGGCGCAGTTCGTCGAGCATTTCCGGGGATACCTTCACCCCTGAAGGCCACGCATTTCTCTGTAGGCGCCGGCTTGCTGGCTCCTACAAAATGGACTATCCCCAAGAAGCTGGACACCCCATCCACCCCTTGGGGACAGTCCAAGAGCGGTGATATCCACCCAGAGACATGGTGGTCGGCAAGCAAATGCCTTTATCATGCCCACCATGATCAAAGATCCCTTTTCTCGTCTGGGCCTCGACCGCGAAGTCCTCACTGTCAGCCAGCTCAACGGCCGTGCGCGGGTGTTGCTGGAGGACGTGTTCAGCAATATCTGGGTCGAAGGCGAAATCTCCAACCTCGCCCGCCCGGCCTCCGGCCATGTCTACTTCACCCTCAAGGACAGCGGTGCCCAGGTGCGCTGCGCGCTGTTCCGGCAGAACGCCGCCCGCGTGCGCCAGGCCTTGAAGGACGGCCTGGCGGTCAAGGTGCGCGGCAAGGTCTCGCTGTTCGAGGGCCGTGGCGACTACCAACTGATTCTCGACACCGTCGAGCCGGCCGGCGATGGCGCCCTGCGCCTGGCGTTCGAGGCGCTGAAGGAAAAACTCGGTGCCGAAGGCCTGTTCAGCGCCGAACGCAAGGTACCGCTGCCGACGCATCCGCAACGAATCGGCATCGTCAGTTCGCCGACCGGCGCAGTGATCCGCGACATCATCAGCGTCTTTCGCCGTCGCGCACCGCAGGTCGAACTGACCCTGATTCCCACTGCGGTCCAGGGCCGCGAAGCCACCGCACAGATCGTCCGCGCCCTGAGAATGGCCGATGCCAGGGGCTTCGACGCCCTGATCCTGGCCCGTGGCGGTGGCTCGCTGGAAGACCTCTGGTGCTTCAACGAAGAGGCGGTCGCCCGTGCCGTGGATGCCTGCGTGACACCGATCGTCAGCGCCATCGGCCATGAAACCGATGTTTCGATCAGCGACTTCGTCGCCGACGTGCGCGCCCCGACCCCCTCCGCCGCCGCCGAACTGTTGGCCCCTGACTCCAGCGACCTGCAGCGCCGGGTCGAAAGCCTGCACCGCCGGCTGGTGATGCGCATGCGTGACCGGCTGGCACGCGAACGCCTGCGCCTGGACGGCCTGGCGCGGCGCCTGCGCCACCCGGGCGAACGCCTGCGCCAACAGGCCCAGCGCCTGGATGACCTGGACATGCGCCTGCGCCGGGCCTTCGAACGCCAACTCGATAACCGTAGACAAAAACTCCTGCGCCTGGAAACCCGTCTCAACGGCCAGCACCCCGGCCGCCAGTTGGCCCTGCTGCGCCAGCGCCTGGACAGCCTCGCCGAGCGCCTGCCCCGGGCCATGCGCGAAGGCCTGAAGGCACGCCGCCTGCAGTTGCAAAGCCAAGTGCAGACGCTGCATGTGGTCAGCCCCTTGGCGACCCTCGGCCGCGGCTACAGCATCCTGCTGGACGAACGTGGCCAGGCGATTCGCAATGCCGGACAGACCCGGCCCGGCCAGCGACTGAAGGCGAAACTGGCCGAGGGCGAGCTGCAGGTGCGGGTCGAGGACAACCACCTGACGCCCGTGACCCTCTCGCTACTGGACTGACTTTCAAGGGATTCGAACATGCCCCGTTTTCTTGCCGCCCTGCTGCTCCTGGGCCTGGCCTGCAATGCCCACGCCGACAGCTACCTCACTCGCCTGCTGAACAAGCCGGTACCCGGCGGAGTCGCCGTGGTCGACCTGGGCACGGCGACGCAGGCCCCCAAGGCCAGCTACCAGGGCAAGCCGGTGCTGGTAGTCAGGGAGCAGAACAACTGGCTGGCGATCGTCGGCATCCCGTTGACGGTGAAGCCCGGCAACCAGCAGATCAGCTCGGGGAACCGCAACCTGAGCTTCAGCGTCGGCAACAAGAAATACCCGGAACAGCACATCACGCTCAAGAACACCCGCCAGGTCAATCCCAATCCGGCCGATCTCAAGCGCATCGATGAGGAACTGGCGGTGCAACTGCGCGCCTACCGCAGCTTCAGCCCCGGCACACCCAGCAACCTGCTGCTGGACAAGCCGGTGAACGGCCCGCTGTCGAGCCGCTTCGGCGTGCGTCGCTTCTTCAATGGCGAGGAGCGCAACCCGCATGCCGGGCTGGACTTCGCGGTGCCGGCCGGCACGCCGATCAAGACACCGGCCGCCGGCAAGGTGATCCTCACCGGCAACTACTTCTTCAACGGCAACACCGTGTTCGTCGACCACGGCCAGGGCTTCATCAGCATGTTCTGCCACATGTCGAAGATCGACGTGCAGGTCGGCCAGACGCTTGCCCGCGGTGCCGTGGTCGGCAAGGTCGGTTCCACCGGACGCGCCACCGGGCCGCACATGCACTGGAACATCAGCCTGAACGATGCCCGGGTCGATCCGGCGATCTTCATCGGCGCCTTCCAGCCCTGAGCGGGCGAATGTGGGACAATACCGGTCAATCGAGCCTTACCTGAACCGACCCTGCCCATGAACGCCCCAAGCAAACCCAAGCCCCCGCGCAAGAAACCCGTCAAAGCCGCCCCTGCCAAGGCGGCGCAGCCGCGCGAAAAAGCCGCCCTGCATCCACGCAACCGCCACCAGGGGCGTTATGACTTCCCGCAACTGATCAAGGGCTGCCCCGAGCTCGGCCAATTCGTGATCATCAACCCTTATGGCAAGGAAAGTATCGACTTCGCCGACCCGGCGGCCGTGCGCGTGTTCAACCGGGCGCTGCTCAAGGCCTTCTACGGGATCGCCCACTGGGACATCCCGGCAGACTTTCTCTGCCCCCCCGTACCAGGCCGCGCCGACTACGTACACTTTCTCGCCGACCTGCTGGCGGAACACAACGATGGCGTGATTCCCCGCGGACCCGCCGTACGGGTGCTGGATATCGGCGTCGGTGCCAACTGCATCTACCCGCTGATCGGCCATGGCGACTATCGCTGGCAGTTTCTCGGCTCCGACATCAACCCCACGGCCCTGGCCGCCGCCAAGGCGATCGTCCAGTCCAACGGCTTGAACAAGGCCATCAGCCTGCGCCAGCAGGACAACCCGAAATACATTCTCACCGGCCTGCTGGGTGGCGACGAGTACTTCGACCTGACCCTGTGCAACCCGCCCTTCCATGCCTCCCTCGACGAGGCCCAGAGCGGCAGTCGCCGCAAGTGGAAGGCGCTGGGCAAGGCCGACCCCAAGCGCAAGCTGCCGGTGCTGAACTTTGGCGGCCAGGCGGCGGAGTTGTGGTGCGAGGGTGGAGAGGCGCGCTTCGTGACGCAGTTGATCAGCGAGAGCTCGCCACTGGGCAACCGAGTGTTGTGGTTCAGTACGCTGGTCTCGAAAGCGTCGAACCTGCCGGCGATAGAGGCGGCGCTGAAGAAGGCCGGCGCCCTGGAAAGCCGGGTCGTGGAGATGTCCCAGGGCCAGAAACAGAGTCGCTTCGTCGCCTGGACCTTCCAGGACAAGGCCGCCCGGCAGGCCTGGCGGGCACAGCGCTGGAACCGCAACGGCGGCGCAACACCGGGATAAATCGAGTCGCCCACTTTTCGGCAGGCGAAAAAAAACCGTGCCCGGATCATTCCGCGGCACGGTTTTTTCGCATCTTACTTGTTGACAGCGTCGGTCAGGGCCTTGGCTACAACCAGCTTGATCACTTTCTTGGCAGCGATTTCGATGGCAGCGCCAGTCGATGGGTTACGGCCAGTACGGGCAGGACGCTCGGTCACTTTCAGCTTGCCAACGCCTGGCAGAGTGATTTCGCCGCCGTTTTCCAGCTGATCAGCAACGATATCGGTCAGTTGCTCGAGAACCTTGCGCACTTCAGTCTTCTGCAGAGCGGTAGCTTCGGCGATATCAGCGATCAGTTGGTCTTTAGTAATAGCCATTGAGATGTTCCTTCCCTATCAAATTCATTTGGATTGCAGAGTGCAGTGCCAGCCGTCGAGCCAAGCCTTGTGGACCTGACACCCCGCTGATAAACCACGACGGATCGCGGATGTAGATAGCAAAAACGGGGTTTGGTTCGACCTGGCACCTGCTGAAAACACGCTTTGCGCGGTTACCTTGCGCAAGACGGGGGCAAAACTAGCACAGAGACGGGGAAATATCCGCCTCTACCTAGCCATTTGGTCAGCTTTTGCGCTCGTTTTCGAAAAAAAACTGCCAGAAACCGCTGATTGGTCAAGTTTGATCCGGTAAACGCTGCTTCCGCGCCCCGGTACGGTACACTGGCAGCTTTTCCGGGGAGCCGCGCCTCTCCCCCTGACAATCAGCCGAGAAGCCCATGCCGATCCGTCATTGTATCGTCCACCTGATCGACAAGAAACCCGATGGCACGCCCGCCGTGCTCCACGCCCGCGACTCGGAACTGAGCGAATCGCAGGCCATCGAACACCTGCTGGCCGATCTCAATGAAAGCTACAACGCCAAGCAAGGCAAGGCCTGGGGTCTGTTCCACAGCGAATCGGGAGCCTACCCGTTCAGTGGCTGGCTGAAGGAATACCTCGATGGCGGCCAGGACTTCACCGCGTTCAGCCGGGTCGCGGTCGAACACCTGCAGAAGCTGATGGAAGAGTCCAACCTCTCCACCGGTGGCCACGTGCTGTTCGCCCACTACCACCAGGGCATGACCGACTACCTGGCCATCGCCCTGCTGCACCACAGCGAAGGCGTGGCGGTGAATGCCGAATTGGACGTCATGCCGTCGCGTCACCTGGACCTGGGCCAATTGCACCTGGCCGCGCGGATCAACATTTCCGAGTGGCAGAACAACAAGCAGTCCAAGCAGTACATTTCCTTCATCAAGGGCAAGAACGGCAAGAAGGTCTCGGAGTACTTCCGTGACTTCATCGGCTGCCAGGAAGGCGTCGACGGCCCGGGCGAAACCCGCACCCTGCTCAAGGCCTTCAGTGACTTCGTCGAGAGCGAGGACCTGCCCGAAGACGACGCCCGCGAGAAAACCAAGGCACTGGTCGACTACGCCAGCACCCAGGCGAAACTCGGCGAGCCGGTGGCCCTGGAAGAACTCTCGGGACTGATCGATGAAGACCGCCCACGGGCGTTCTACGAGCATATCCGCAACAAGGACTACGGCCTGTCCCCGGAAATCCCGGCCGACAAGCGCACCCTGAACCAGTTCCGCCGTTTCACCGGTCGGGCCGAGGGCTTGTCCATCAGCTTCGA of the Pseudomonas vanderleydeniana genome contains:
- the yejK gene encoding nucleoid-associated protein YejK, with the translated sequence MPIRHCIVHLIDKKPDGTPAVLHARDSELSESQAIEHLLADLNESYNAKQGKAWGLFHSESGAYPFSGWLKEYLDGGQDFTAFSRVAVEHLQKLMEESNLSTGGHVLFAHYHQGMTDYLAIALLHHSEGVAVNAELDVMPSRHLDLGQLHLAARINISEWQNNKQSKQYISFIKGKNGKKVSEYFRDFIGCQEGVDGPGETRTLLKAFSDFVESEDLPEDDAREKTKALVDYASTQAKLGEPVALEELSGLIDEDRPRAFYEHIRNKDYGLSPEIPADKRTLNQFRRFTGRAEGLSISFEAHLLGSKIEYDEEAGTLIIKGLPTQLTDQLKRRKD
- the rlmF gene encoding 23S rRNA (adenine(1618)-N(6))-methyltransferase RlmF; translated protein: MNAPSKPKPPRKKPVKAAPAKAAQPREKAALHPRNRHQGRYDFPQLIKGCPELGQFVIINPYGKESIDFADPAAVRVFNRALLKAFYGIAHWDIPADFLCPPVPGRADYVHFLADLLAEHNDGVIPRGPAVRVLDIGVGANCIYPLIGHGDYRWQFLGSDINPTALAAAKAIVQSNGLNKAISLRQQDNPKYILTGLLGGDEYFDLTLCNPPFHASLDEAQSGSRRKWKALGKADPKRKLPVLNFGGQAAELWCEGGEARFVTQLISESSPLGNRVLWFSTLVSKASNLPAIEAALKKAGALESRVVEMSQGQKQSRFVAWTFQDKAARQAWRAQRWNRNGGATPG
- a CDS encoding LysR family transcriptional regulator, with protein sequence MISTRQLRYFVEIADSGSFSAAAERLFIAQSALSRQIKELEHHLQTPLFERTARQPRLTAAGEAFYPRARNLLSELNKASELATQVGKGQLGTLRLSHSSTVPMSGRLLQAIGHYLERNPGASMDIVKLSSEAQLEELAEGRLDIGLLRLPVLRQREGVQILPLFSERLLLAVPPEHALAGATEGIDLALLKDEAFISIPHPQRGGLSYLSAELCMRQGFFPKAARVMSRKTTQLQLIQAGFGIALLPESMQDIAPANIHFLPLKDPDCESTLALACRQQPTPLVAQFVEHFRGYLHP
- the xseA gene encoding exodeoxyribonuclease VII large subunit yields the protein MIKDPFSRLGLDREVLTVSQLNGRARVLLEDVFSNIWVEGEISNLARPASGHVYFTLKDSGAQVRCALFRQNAARVRQALKDGLAVKVRGKVSLFEGRGDYQLILDTVEPAGDGALRLAFEALKEKLGAEGLFSAERKVPLPTHPQRIGIVSSPTGAVIRDIISVFRRRAPQVELTLIPTAVQGREATAQIVRALRMADARGFDALILARGGGSLEDLWCFNEEAVARAVDACVTPIVSAIGHETDVSISDFVADVRAPTPSAAAELLAPDSSDLQRRVESLHRRLVMRMRDRLARERLRLDGLARRLRHPGERLRQQAQRLDDLDMRLRRAFERQLDNRRQKLLRLETRLNGQHPGRQLALLRQRLDSLAERLPRAMREGLKARRLQLQSQVQTLHVVSPLATLGRGYSILLDERGQAIRNAGQTRPGQRLKAKLAEGELQVRVEDNHLTPVTLSLLD
- a CDS encoding HU family DNA-binding protein, with product MAITKDQLIADIAEATALQKTEVRKVLEQLTDIVADQLENGGEITLPGVGKLKVTERPARTGRNPSTGAAIEIAAKKVIKLVVAKALTDAVNK
- a CDS encoding peptidoglycan DD-metalloendopeptidase family protein, whose product is MPRFLAALLLLGLACNAHADSYLTRLLNKPVPGGVAVVDLGTATQAPKASYQGKPVLVVREQNNWLAIVGIPLTVKPGNQQISSGNRNLSFSVGNKKYPEQHITLKNTRQVNPNPADLKRIDEELAVQLRAYRSFSPGTPSNLLLDKPVNGPLSSRFGVRRFFNGEERNPHAGLDFAVPAGTPIKTPAAGKVILTGNYFFNGNTVFVDHGQGFISMFCHMSKIDVQVGQTLARGAVVGKVGSTGRATGPHMHWNISLNDARVDPAIFIGAFQP